Within the Chrysemys picta bellii isolate R12L10 chromosome 17, ASM1138683v2, whole genome shotgun sequence genome, the region ggcctgggggggggaggggaacacaatGAGACCCTGATCCTGCCCCCCGCCAGCCGCCCCATTCccgccctgcctgctgccccccattcccacccTGCGGCCCCCTGGaacccccccgcgccccccctcGCTCACACGGTCTCGAAGACGGCGAAGTCCCTCCCGTAGTTGGCGCCGGGCACCAGCCCCGGGCCCCCCGACCAGCCCCGCGCACACGTTGTTCACGATGTTCCCGTAGAGATTGGGCATCACCATGACGTCGAACTGCTGGGGGCGGGACACCAGCTGGGGGGAGAGCGGGGGTTAGGACGCCGGGGGTctctcccgggggtggggggttgggaggcccggacgccggggttctcACCTGCATGGTGGTGTTGTCCACGATCATGCTGTCGAAGGCGATCTCCGGGTAGCCGCCCGCCACCTCTCGGCAGCACTGCAGGAAGAGCCCGTCACCCAGcttcctgtgggggaggggaagcggggCTGAGcgacccccggcccggccccccgccccccgcagacCCCGCCCCCGCGGCCCGGCACTCACATGATGTTGGCCTTGTGCACGGCGGTGACCTTGGTGCGCCCGGCCTCGCGGGCCAGCCGGAAGGCGTAGTCGGCAGCCGGAAGGCGTAGTCGGCGATGCGCAGGGACCGCGCCTTGGTGATGATCTTCAGGCACTCCACCACGCCGGAGACGCtctgcggggcagggggcggagtcAGGACGCAAGGGGCGGAGACCTGAGCCCCACGGAGGGGAGGGGCACGGCTCAGGCTTCCCCTCCCAAACGGGGCGGGGCCCAAGGTGGAGCCAAGGCACCAGGTGAGCACAGATCCTAGGGGGGCTGGGgccccccaggggctgggcaggagctcccgggggcggggctcccAGGCGGTGGGTGGACCTCCCAGGCAGTGGGGCGGGGCTCCCAGGGGCAGGACCCCAGGGGGGACAGAGGCGGGGCTCccagggggtgggcagggctcCCAGGGGTAGGACCCCAGGGGGTGAGCGGGGCTCCCGGGGGGCGGGCAGGGCTCccagggccaggaccccagggggacagaggcggggctcccagggggtgggcagggaaaggggcagagctCCCAGGGGCAGGACCCCAGGGGGTGAGCGGGGCTCCGAGGGAGTGGGCAGGGCTCccagggccaggaccccagggggacagcaggggaaggggtggggctcccAGGGTGGGCGGGGCTCCCAGGGGCAGGACCccagggggtgggcggggctcccaggggggcggggctccaGGGCGGCACCTCGTGCTCCAGGCTGCTGTACTCGCCCTCCGTGTTCTCGCGGACGATGAGGATGTCGATGTCCCGGTGCCGCGTCAGCACCCGCGGGAGGCTCTGGCAGTGAATCACGTTGGCGTAGAGATccaggctggtgctgggggggacagggtcAGAGCCCCCCCAGGATGGctggcgcccctcactcccgacccgcagcccccccccagcgccgcccgcgcccctcactcccgacccgcagccccccccagcgccgcccgcgcccctcactcccgacccgcagcccccccccagcgccgcctgcggcccctcactcccgacgcgcagcccccccagcgccacccgcatcccctcactcccgacccgcagcccccccagcgccgcccgcgccccctcactcccgacccccagcgccgcccgcgcccctcactcccgacccgcagccccccccagcgccgcccgcgcccctcactcccgacccgcagccccccccagcgccgcccgcgcccctcactcccgacccgcagcccccccagcgccgcccgcggcccctcactcccgacgcgcagcccccccagcgccgcccgcatcccctcactcccgacccgcagcccccccagcgccgcccgcatcccctcactcccgacccgcagcccccccagcgccgcccgcatcccctcactcccgacccgcagcccccccagcgccgcccgcgcccctcactcccgacccgcagcccccccagctccgccagcgcccctcactcccatcccccaccctccgGCATGTAGCCCCGCTCACCGCAGGATGTTGTTCCGGGATTTGTGGGACGGGGGCAGGTTGTGGTTGGTCTCAATGTTTCCTGTCGACCAGAAACAGAAACGAGTTAATCCCTGAACGCAGNNNNNNNNNNNNNNNNNNNNNNNNNNNNNNNNNNNNNNNNNNNNNNNNNNNNNNNNNNNNNNNNNNNNNNNNNNNNNNNNNNNNNNNNNNNNNNNNNNNNNNNNNNNNNNNNNNNNNNNNNNNNNNNNNNNNNNNNNNNNNNNNNNNNNNNNNNNNNNNNNNNNNNNNNNNNNNNNNNNNNNNNNNNNNNNNNNNNNNNNNNNNNNNNNNNNNNNNNNNNNNNNNNNNNNNNNNNNNNNNNNNNNNNNNNNNNNNNNNNNNNNNNNNNNNNNNNNNNNNNNNNNNNNNNNNNNNNNNNNNNNNNNNNNNNNNNNNNNNNNNNNNNNNNNNNNNNNNNNNNNNNNNNNNNNNNNNNNNNNNNNNNNNNNNNNNNNNNNNNNNNNNNNNNNNNNNNNNNNNNNNNNNNNNNNNNNNNNNNNNNNNNNNNNNNNNNNNNNNNNNNNNNNNNNNNNNNNNNNNNNNNNNNNNNNNNNNNNNNNNNNNNNNNNNNNNNNNNNNNNACAGGCCCGGAGCTCGGCCTTTGGATGTAATTTATTTTCAGCAATAAAAACACTTTTCAGAAATTGGGTTTCTGGCCCTTTAATTGGGGGGTGAATtgaccccctgagccagccaacaCCCCCGTTATGGGGGACAGGACCCGTGCCCTCCCCCCCGAGccagcccacacccccctgcacccctgagccagccaacagccccctccacaggggacaggccccgtgccCCCCCCGTGCTGGCCAtcacccctccccgagccagccaACACCCCATACGgggatgtgacggagcagggagggggagtgttACGGGCACTCCCTGCATCGGTGCTGGCTGGGGGGATCTCGgggtgacttcacttgagggGCGACACCTGAGTGTAACCTGAgccgggagggggctggggccaggtgaccCCTTCTGcccgggacactggacaaaggctggagggggggctggaggaggggctggtgggTGGTGGGGGTCagattggagctggctggggagacggggtctgggctccccacccccaggatggacccagctgaggggtcctggtctctGTCCCTACGAGCTCCCCCGTGTTCCTGGTGGCGAATAACCCTTCGCGGGGACTCGCAGGAAGTGGGGTGCAGGCCCGGCCCCCCCACACGCCGTGACAGTGCCCCCCCGAGCCGGCCGGATTGGGGCCGGATTGGAGCCAGCACCCTCTAGGGGGCAAACGCCCCTGccctatccccccccccagccaggagatggggggctggggctggaaggggctggggggctcatTGGGCCTGGGAGGGAAAGAGGAGTCTGGCCTGTCTGTGTCTGGAACCCCCCCCCTTAAATTGGGGGTCTCATCCCAGGTACTGCCAGAGAGATTGATACaaccccccttcctggggtccccctccccttccccacttcccctccccctcccgggaTTCCCCCACGTGGAGCAGCagctgttcccctcccccgcGGGGGGCACATGCGCTGGCTTGGCAGGGAGAAATGAGCAgcaggaagggtgaggggggcaaggggggctgccggggggaggagggcagcgggGGGGCATGATGCAATGGCTGGAGGTGCtgccaggacccccccccccactaaccctccctctcctcccccaggtcCAGGCAGCTCCCAGGGCAAGAAACCCAAAAAGAAACACAGGAAAGAAAAGGGACCAAGAGCCACGGCCCCCAGGtgagaggggctgcgggtcgggagtgaggggcaccgatgggggggggggataatagGCTCTGGGCTCCCAGCCTCACCCCTTGTGTACGGGAGGGGGCGGGTTATTCAGGGCCctctggcccggggggggggcgggttcggGGGGCGGGTTATTCAGGGCCCTCTGGCCCGGGGGGGGGCTGGTTCAGGGGGCGGGTTATTCAGGGCCCCCTGGGCCGAGGGGggtaacggggggggggctctgcgccAGGCCcgggggtggcgggggaggggctctgcaccaggcccgggggggggattcggggggggctctgcaccaggcccggggggggattcgggggggggcTCTGCGCCAGGCccgggggggggattcgggggtggggctcgggggggggctctgcgccaggcccggggctggggttCGGGGGTGGGGTTCAGGGGGGGGCTCTGCGCCAGGCccaggggtggggtttggggggggttcTGCGCCAGGCCCGGggttggcgggggaggggctctgcaccaggcccaggagggggattcggggggggctCTGCGCCAGGCCCGGggttggcgggggaggggctctgccccaggcccgggGAGGGGCTCTGTGCCAGGCCCGGGGGTGGGGTTCGGGGGGGGCTCTGCGCCAGgcccggggggttcggggggggttCTGCGCCAGGCCcggattccttcccctgggcaggccccagctggccaggAGCTATTTTTAACCCCGCAACGCCGGCTGGGGGTGAGGTCATTGCTGAGTCGGGGGCACgtatcccagcatgcactgcaccccccccccccagacggcccagcccagctgagtccgagtccctccctccccgggatccccaaatctcccctcccctgggctagaccccccctttctgtgcctgggacccccccccagaggtggctgcatcttggGCCGGCGCCATGGGGGAGCTGCCGGACAGACCCAGGTATGTGGGGGAGATGCGCTGCACCCCAGGGGGGGCACGTCCCAGCTCCGGGAGGTCACTAACCTCCCCGTTTCTCTCCCCagggtgccccagccccccagccccacggagcccccccccgcccctccgccgcctctggccctgccccccccggccggGGGGCGCCTGGGCTCCGATGACGAGGAGCAGGAGGACCCCAGGGACTATTGCAAAGGTGGGGGGGTCTGGCACGTACCACTGAGTGTGGGGGGGTAGGGATGGCAGGTACCATGGGGATAAATGGGGAGTGGCGGAGAGGACACGGGGGGCATGAACCACGGGGAGGGATGTACCAAGGGAGGTGGCCACAGGGAGGGATGTAccacagggaggggtgggggtgggatgccATGGGGAGGGATGTACCAAAGGAGGTGGTCACAGGGAGTGATGTATCACAGGGAGGGGTGGGATGCCACGGGGAGGGACATACCAAGGGAGGTGGCCACAGGGAGGGATGTACCACGGGGATGGGTGGGGAAGTGCCACGCAGAGGGATGTACCAtgaggagggcgggggggggggcatgaggaGGGATGTACCACAGGGGCAGGGGAGGTGACAGGGAGGGCCATACCATGGGGAGGGGTGTGAGAGGAGGGAGGGATATTCCACATGATGGGGCGGGAGGGTGCCATGGGGAGGGACATACCacgtggaggggcgggggggcacaagAAGGGATGTACCTCGGGGCAGGGTGCCACATGGAGGGCCATACCATGTGTAGAGGGCAGGGGGGTTCTGTCTGCAGCAAAGCAAtctccccgggggggagggggagacgctgGGGTtcatggggctggcagcagctgaTCCCCCATTCCCTCAGGCGGGTATTACCCGGTGGCGATCGGGGACCTGTTCAACGGGCGCCACCACGTGGTCCGAAAACTCGGCTGGGGCCACTTCTCCACCGTCTGGCTCTGCTGGGACATCCAGTgagtgggggtggcaggggaggggcctggatgcctgggttctcccccgcctctggaggggagtggggtctagtggttagagcggcggggggggctgggagcctggacgcctgggttctctccccagcgctgggaggggagtgggggctggtggttagagcggggggggctgggagcccggacgcctgggttttCTCccgcctctgggaggggagtggggtctagtggttagagcgggggggagtggtggggactgggagcccggacgcctgggttctctccctggctctgggaggtgagtgggggctggtggtcagagcggggggagtgggggggactgggagcccggacgcctgggttctctcccagctctgggggccggggggcTCTGTGAGGCACTAATCTCCCCCCCTCCGCAGGCGGAAGCGGTTTGTGGCGCTGAAGGTGGTGAAAAGCGCCGGGCATTACACCGAGACAGCCATGGATGAGATCAAACTGCTCAAATGTGtgagtgctgccccccccccagctgccccccacctccctcctgccacccaggATCCCCCACCTCCCTCCGTCACCCCAATTCCCgcctctggctcccagctcccccccacagccactccccctcccaccccccccccctctggctcccatccccaggGCATGGGGAGGCCAGGAAAGATGATAGTGTGGCTGAGAGTCGGGGGGGCTCGGACGTCTGGGTCCCCACGTCCTGCCTCAGcgtagcgccccccccccccacacacacacaactttccaCCCCCACAGGTTCGGGACTCGGACCAAGTGACCCCAAGAGAGAGACCATCGTCCAGCTCCTCGAGGACTTCAAGATCTCGGGCATCAACGGCGTCCGTATCCTTccatggaacccaggtgtccgggctcccagcccacccccccccccccattctaaccaccagtcccctgcccctcccagagccagggagagaacccaggagtctgggctccAAGCCCCCCGCTCTAACAACCAGCCCGAACCCTGGTGGATCTTCCAGTGCTGAGATTGCCCAACCAGCCTGTGTCACCCCCGGTCACTCAGCTGGCAAACCGCGCCGGTCCCGTCGAGTGCCCGGCCCCGGCCAGACCGCGCCGGTCCCGTCGAGTGCCCGGCCTCCGTTCTCCGGCCAGACCGCGCCGGTCCCATCGAGTGCCCGGCCTCCGTTCTCCGGCCAGACCGCGCCGGTCCCGTCGAGTGCCCGGCCTCTGGCCAGACCGCGCCAGTCCCGTCGAGTGCCCGGCCTCCCTTCTCCGGCCAGACCGCGCCGGTCCCGTCGAGTGCCCGGCCTCTGGCCAGACCGCGCCGGTCCCGTCGAGTGCCCGGCCCGGCCAAACCGCGCCGGTCCCGTCGAGTGCCCGGCCTCCGTTCTCCGGCCAGACCGCGCCGGTCCCATCGAGTGCCCGGCCTCCGTTCTCCGGCCAGACCGCGCCGGTCCCGTCGAGTGCCCGGCCTCCGGCCAGACCGCCCAGGTCCCGTCGAGTGCCCGGCCCCGGCCAGACCGCACAGGTCCTGTCGAGTGCCCGGCCTCCGGCCAGACCGCACAGGTCCCGTCGAGTGCCCGGCCTCCGGCCAGACCGCCCAGGTCCCGTTGAGTGCCCGGCCTCCGGCCAGACCGCCCAGGTCCCGTCGAGTGCCCGGCCTCCGGCCAGACCGCACCGGTTCCGTCGAGTGCCTGGCCCCGGCCAAACCGTGCAGGTCCCGTCGAGTGCCAAGCCCCGGCCAGACCGCGCCGGTCCCGTCGAGTGCCCGGCCTCCGTTCTCCGGCCAGACCGCGCCGGTCCCGTCGAGTGCCCGGCCTCCGTTCTCCGGCCAGACCGCGCCGGTCCCGTCGAGTGCCCGGCCTCCGTTCTCCGGCCAGACCGCGCCGGTCCCGTCGAGTGCCCGGCCTCCGTTCTCCGGCCAGACCGCGCCGGTCCCGTCGAGTGCCCGGCCTCCGTTCTCCGGCCAGACCGCGCCGGTCCCGTCGAGTGCCCGGCCTCCCTTCTCCGGCCAGACCGCGCCGGTCCCGTCGAGTGCCCGGCCTCCGTTCTCCGGCCAGACCGCGCCGGTCCCGTCGAGTGCCCGGCCCCGGCCAGACCGCGCCAGTCCCGTCGAGTGCCTGGCCTCCGTTCTCCGGCCAGACCGCGCCGGTCCCGTCGAGTGTCCGGCTTCCGTTCTCCGGCCAGACCGCGCCAGTCCCGTCGAGTGCCCGGCCCCGGCCAGACCGCGCCAGTCCCGTCGAGTGCCCGGCCCCGGCCAGACACATGTCACAGATCTCCTCATATACCAGAAAAGGGCCTTCCAGCCCCAAGGGCAGTGAGCGCCCTGGTCCGAGGGTAGCTCAGACCTGACCCAGGGGACACGCTCCAGCCGAGAACAGAAGGGCGCGAGCGCGGGTTCAAAGATCAGTCTGCACCCAGACCCGATCCACTTCTGGAGGGTCAGGTACAGAGCCCAGACGCCCAAAGTCCCCGGGTCCGAGGCCAATGGCCGTGCTCAGGTGGcgccagtcagtgactggggatctcagtcctcGCGGCTCTTGAACCCAGAGCTGAGCCGAGATGAAGCAGGAACGTGGCCCAGGGTTTACACGCTCGGCTCAACTTCCCGGCTCCCGACCAGCCTGCAGGGGCATTTCCCATGCCGGCTACCGAGAGACCGAGCCAGCGAGTCTCTTCCAAATATTCCTGTTTGATCCCCGAATCCGAGCCCTGAGCCCGCGATGCTGGCCCAGACCGGCCTAACCCAgctaggagagaacccaggcgtccgggctcccggtccccccacccctcccagagctgggagagaacccaggcgtccgggctcctggcccccccgcccttcccagagctgggagagaacccaggcgtccgggctcccagtccccccacccctcccagagctgggagagaacccaggcgtccgggctcccggcccccccgcccttcccagagctgggagagaacccaggcgtccgggctcccagtcccccacccctcccagagctgggagagaacccaggcgtccgggctcccagtccccccgcccctcccagagctgggagagaacccaggcgtccgggctcccggcccccccgcccttcccagagctgggagagaacccaggcgtccgggctcccagtccccccacccctcccagagctgggagagaacccaggcgtccaggctcccagcccggctTTCCTTGACTGGGCCCAGATGTCTGCATggtgctggaggtgctggggCACCAGCTGCTGAAATGGATCATCAAATCCAACTACCaggggctgcccctgccctgcgtGAAGAGCATCCTACGCCAGGTAGGGGGGCCGAGACCCCCACtgtcggggtgtgggggggccgggcccgcaCCCCACTTCCTGCGAGTCCCCGCGAAGGGTTATTCGCCGCCAGGAACGCGGGGGAGCTCGTAGGGACagagaccaggacccctcagccgggtccatcctgggggtggggagcccagaccccgtctccccagccagctccaatctgacccccaccaccccccagcccctgctccggccccctgccccctcctccagccccccccgaGCCGTCTCCTCCGGcccttctgtcccctcctccagccccccccccagcccttccggcccctcctccggccccctgccccctcctccagcccccccccagccgtctcctccagcccttccggcccctcctccggccccctgccccctcctccagcccccccccagccgtctcctccagcccttccggcccctcctccggccccctgccccctcctccagcccccccccagccgtcTCCTCCGgcctttgtccagtgtcccgggCAGAAGGggtcacctggccccagccccctcccggcTCAGGTGACACTCAGGTGTCGCccctcaagtgaagtcacccCGAGATCCCCCCCAGCCAGCACCGATGCAGGGAGTGCCCGTaacactccccctccctgctccgtcacacctgCCCAGAGCCgcaagagaacccaggcatccggctcccggccccccctgctctgaccaccagaccctgctcccctcccagagctggggggagaacccaggagtcctggctcccagcccccagtctcACTTGAACCCACTGGACCCTTTGGAGAGGTGCTGAGTGGGGGTCAGGCTCTGCCCAGTCCACACAGCCCCATAGCCCAAAGGCTGCCTGGTGGTGGAGGTACAAGCCACAGCCTGGTCCATACAGCCCCGTCTCTGCCCCCCACAGTACGGGGAAGGGGAAGCTCTGTGTATGGGAAGCCTCTTCCCCTGGTCTGTCCACGCCCCCATTACCCCAACATTGGGGGGGGCTGGTttttggaggttctgggggaggtCGGGTTGTACTGCCCCATCTGTGCCCCCCAGTATCCTGAAGGTAGTGGCGTGGCCTGGTtttgcagggggctgtgggggttgGGCTCTCCCAGTCCATATGGCCCCATCTGTGCTCCCCAGGTGGGGGTGCTCgggggggttgggacagggggCTTGGGCTGTCCTGGTCCGTACGGCCCCGTGCGTGCCCCCAggtgctgggtttgggggtgctgggggggttcAGCTGTCCCAGTCCGTATCGCCCCGTATGTGCCCCcagggggtgggtttgggggagctgggggggctcagCTGTCCCAGTCCGTATCGCCCCGTATGTGCCCCcagggggtgggtttgggggagctgtggggtctcAGCTGTCCCAGTCCGTATCGCCCCGTATGTGACCCCAGGGAGTGGgtttgggggagctgggggggttcaGCTGTCCCAGTCCGTATCGCCCCGTATGTGCCCCcagggggtgggtttgggggagctgtggggtctcAGCTGTCCCAGTCCGTATCGCCCCGTATGTGCCCCcagggggtgggtttgggggagctggggggttcaGCTGTCCCAGTCCGTATCGCCCCGTATGTGCCCCCAGGGAGTGGGTTtggaggagctgggagggctCAGCTGTCCCAGTCCGTATCGCCCCGTATGTGCCCCAGGTGCTGCAGGGCCTGGATTACCTCCACACCAAGTGCAAGATCATCCACACGGACATCAAGCCGGAGAACGTGCTGCTGTGTGTGGGCGAGGGCTACGTCCGGCGCCCTGGCGGCCGAGGCCACccgctggcagcagctgggggggcCGCCCCCCTCCGCCTCCGCCGGTAGGGCTCCCGCCagcaccgggggggaggggggctggggcccgGACGCCCGGGTTCTCCCCCggcgctgggggggagtggggtctgctggttagagcggggagggggcctCAGACCCCCGGGTTCTCCCACAGCTCtgcgggggagtggggtctggtggttagagctggggggggcccgGACGCTTGGGTTCTCTCCGTGAGTGTCTGTTGATGCTTTTCTCTTCGGATGCCCTTTGTGTTCTGAGAATCTCGACCTCGTCTCCCCCCAGTGAGCTCAGCCCCCCAGGGGATGGAGGTAAGTTctgcgtggggggggggctggatgcccTCACACACCCACTGTCTCGCACGCCTGCCCGGGCACCTGCTcgctctcccttccccactgggCACACATCTCTGTCCACCTGGTTCCTTCCCCGCACGGCCCTTTGCACGCTCgggtccttccctgcctgcctggcacGGCCCTTCGCACACTCGGGTCCTTCCCTGCCCTCCTAGCCCGCCCCTTCGCACGCTCGGGACCTTCCTGGCATGTCCCTTCGCACGCTGGGGTCCTTCCACGCCCATCTGGCATGTCCCTTCACACGCGGCTCCTCTCGCACGCCTGGGCTTCTGGTCACACTGCGGCCGGGTGCGCGGCTTCGTCCCCATGTGGTGCCTCGTTCCCCCTCCCGGTCCCCCCCCGCCACACGGGCGCTAACCGGGTCCCGGCAGATGTCCAGGAACCGGCGCAGGAAGTTGAAGCGGAAGCAGAAACGGCAGGGCCGGCTGCTGGCCGAGCGGCTGCGGGACCTGCagcggctggaggagctggaaacgggggcccccccccccgcctggggctgACTCCGACACAGAGGAGGGTGAGAGTCAGCAGGGTTGTGGGggaccctgggggagggggatatggggggttagcgggggagggggaagtcggGGGCTCGTGGGGGGGTTAGTGGGAATTCGGGGGatcgcggggggtgggggggagagggatgtcAGGGGCTCATGGGGGGTTAGTGGGAAGTCGGGGGATCATGGGCTCATGGGGGGGTAGCGGAGGAGGGGGACATCGGGGGCTCGTGGGGGGGTTAGTGGGAATTCGGGGGAtcgcggggtgtggggggagagggacatcGGGGGCTcgtgggggggttagtgggtaGTCGGGGGATcgtgggaggtgggggaagtcATGGGCTCATGGGGGGGTAGCGGAGGAGGGGGACATCGGGGGCTcgtgggggggttagtgggggAGGAGGACGTCAGAGGCTCGTGGGGGGGTAGCGGGGGAGGCGGATTTGTGGGGTAGctgggtggcgggggaggggaatggcCCCCCTCTTTCCGGGGctcaccccacccctgctgtctcccctccagAGTGGCCCCTCCCCGGGCAGGGCAGCGTGGCCAGCAGCCCCCAGAGCCAGACCTCGTCCTCCGGCTTCCAGGCCCTGCCGCCCTATGACGCCTGGAACGGCCCCTTGGGGggcgcccccccccgccggccccccagCCCCGACTCGGCCACTTCCGGCTTCTCCAGCTCCCTCTTCTCCACGGCCTCCGGCTCGGGCAGCTCGGGCCAGCGGGAGCGTGGGGGGCTGCTGTCGCCCAGCGGTGAGtgggggtgggctgggctggggggaaccagggggccggggggggggtctgaacCAGG harbors:
- the SRPK3 gene encoding LOW QUALITY PROTEIN: SRSF protein kinase 3 (The sequence of the model RefSeq protein was modified relative to this genomic sequence to represent the inferred CDS: inserted 1 base in 1 codon; deleted 2 bases in 2 codons) → MSSRKGPGSSQGKKPKKKHRKEKGPRATAPRVPQPPSPTEPPPAPPPPLALPPPAGGRLGSDDEEQEDPRDYCKGGYYPVAIGDLFNGRHHVVRKLGWGHFSTVWLCWDIQRKRFVALKVVKSAGHYTETAMDEIKLLKCVRDSDXSDPKRETIVQLLEDFKISGINGVHVCMVLEVLGHQLLKWIIKSNYQGLPLPCVKSILRQVLQGLDYLHTKCKIIHTDIKPENVLLCVGEGYVRRLAAEATRWQQLGGPPPSASAVSSAPQGMEMSRNRRRKLKRKQKRQGRLLAERLRDLQRLEELETGPPPPPGADSDTEEEWPLPGQGSVASSPQSQTSSSGFQALPPYDAWNGPLGGAPPRRPPSPDSATSGFSSSLFSTASGSGSSGQRERGGLLSPSAPFSASEFLVNPLDPQNADRIRVKIADLGNACWVHKHFTEDIQTRQYRALEVLIGAGYSTPADIWSTACMAFELATGDYLFEPHSGDEYSRDEDHIAHMVELLGEIPPHFALSGRYSREYFTRRGELRHIPNLRPWALGAVLLEKYEWPQEQAAAFARFLLPMLDFLPERRPTAAQCLQHPWLGP